The proteins below are encoded in one region of Caballeronia sp. SL2Y3:
- a CDS encoding beta-propeller fold lactonase family protein has product MQVSCDPTRLSLASLITFALLVCASHAYAAAPLAYVTSESSGVGVIDLDGLSLTKTIDVGKDGPRGLSLNSDGTRLYVANKSTGDLSEIDTASGNVLRRAKIGKNPEFVRVHGGEAYVTYEPGESGAPGKPGEPQKDDDDAHSPPAEIAIVDLKTMKVGRSVKSGHETEGVEFSRDGKLILVTNEGDDTVSVYRAGTGQLVRTVSLPKGSRPRGIKASPDGKAYVVTLENANKFMVLAGNDLKPAKTVDTKAGPYGVSFDPSGKRLFVAASRDKTLQVFDASTYAHLSDAPIGQRCWHFSFTPDGSKVLLACGRSNAVYVLDASNYATVKQINDVPLAWGIVTYPPSAGSITGR; this is encoded by the coding sequence ATGCAAGTGAGTTGCGACCCGACGCGCCTTTCACTCGCGTCGCTAATAACATTCGCGCTGCTGGTTTGCGCGAGTCACGCATACGCGGCCGCGCCGCTCGCCTATGTAACGAGCGAAAGCAGCGGCGTGGGCGTGATCGATCTCGACGGCCTGTCGCTTACGAAGACCATCGACGTCGGCAAGGACGGTCCGCGTGGCCTGAGCCTCAACAGCGACGGCACGCGCCTTTACGTCGCCAACAAGTCGACGGGCGATCTGTCCGAGATCGATACGGCGTCCGGCAACGTGCTTCGCCGCGCGAAGATCGGCAAGAATCCGGAGTTCGTGCGCGTACACGGGGGCGAGGCGTATGTCACGTATGAGCCGGGAGAATCCGGCGCGCCGGGGAAACCCGGAGAGCCGCAGAAAGATGACGACGATGCGCATTCGCCGCCCGCGGAAATCGCCATTGTCGACTTGAAGACGATGAAGGTCGGGCGTTCGGTCAAGAGCGGCCATGAGACGGAAGGCGTCGAATTCTCACGCGACGGCAAGCTCATACTCGTCACGAACGAGGGCGACGATACGGTATCGGTCTATCGCGCCGGCACCGGCCAACTCGTGCGCACGGTCAGTCTGCCCAAGGGATCGCGCCCGCGCGGCATCAAGGCATCGCCTGATGGCAAGGCTTATGTCGTCACGCTGGAGAACGCGAACAAGTTCATGGTGCTCGCGGGTAACGACCTCAAGCCGGCGAAGACCGTCGATACGAAAGCCGGACCCTATGGCGTGTCGTTCGATCCATCGGGCAAGCGTCTCTTCGTGGCCGCATCTCGCGACAAGACGCTGCAAGTCTTCGATGCTTCCACATACGCACACTTGAGCGACGCGCCGATCGGGCAGCGTTGCTGGCACTTCAGCTTCACGCCCGACGGCTCGAAGGTGCTGCTCGCATGCGGCCGTTCGAACGCGGTCTATGTGCTCGATGCTTCGAACTACGCGACCGTCAAGCAGATAAACGATGTACCGCTTGCATGGGGCATCGTGACCTATCCGCCGAGTGCGGGCTCCATCACCGGACGTTGA
- a CDS encoding DUF3280 domain-containing protein — MTITSVVRMLALLVLCGLPLSGQAQAQRTQQSIALLDCTLIDDNAAYNDADTNRIQTERLAMVSNALREQLREKTPLHVTDNAQASDLIATLQRAQDMSACNGCELRVARELGVSRVGVCWVQKISNLILNINLRVEDVDSGATLFQRSVDMRGNTDESWQRGAKALVDLLTTEASVMR, encoded by the coding sequence ATGACCATCACATCCGTCGTCCGTATGCTGGCGTTACTCGTTCTATGTGGTCTGCCGTTGAGTGGACAGGCGCAGGCGCAACGCACGCAACAATCCATCGCGCTGCTGGATTGCACATTGATCGACGACAACGCCGCCTATAACGATGCGGACACCAATCGCATACAGACCGAGCGGCTCGCGATGGTCAGCAACGCACTGCGCGAGCAACTGCGAGAGAAGACGCCCTTACACGTGACGGACAACGCGCAGGCGAGCGATCTCATTGCAACGCTTCAACGCGCTCAGGACATGAGCGCCTGCAATGGCTGCGAGCTTCGCGTTGCGCGCGAACTCGGTGTATCGCGCGTCGGCGTGTGCTGGGTGCAGAAGATCAGCAACCTCATCCTCAATATCAATCTGCGCGTGGAGGACGTCGATAGTGGCGCCACGCTCTTCCAGCGTTCGGTCGATATGCGCGGCAATACGGACGAGTCGTGGCAGCGCGGCGCGAAGGCGCTCGTCGACCTGCTGACGACCGAAGCGTCTGTCATGCGTTAG
- a CDS encoding VOC family protein gives MTTPIDDARIVSLSAVTLATHDMARAVGFYQALGFRIVHGGANEAFTSFALGDSYLNITSETHGPISWWGRIIFYVSDVDAFYRKVKALGIEPQFAPRDAPWNERYFHLTDPDGHELSFARPL, from the coding sequence ATGACGACACCCATCGACGATGCTCGCATCGTCAGTCTCAGCGCCGTCACGCTCGCCACGCACGACATGGCGCGCGCCGTCGGCTTTTATCAGGCGCTGGGCTTTCGCATCGTGCACGGCGGTGCGAACGAGGCGTTCACATCGTTCGCGCTCGGCGACTCTTACCTCAACATCACGAGCGAAACGCACGGCCCCATTTCGTGGTGGGGCCGCATCATCTTCTATGTATCGGATGTCGATGCCTTCTATCGCAAAGTGAAGGCGCTCGGTATCGAGCCTCAGTTCGCACCGCGCGACGCGCCGTGGAACGAGCGCTACTTTCATCTCACCGATCCCGACGGCCACGAACTCAGCTTCGCGCGCCCGCTTTGA
- a CDS encoding J domain-containing protein: MATLYETLGVDEHATEDEIKRAYRKAAMRCHPDRNAGQEEAARARFQEVKEAYAILSDPAQREVYDRTFAEEIERWEARMREEEAEREALYAKRVSLAMRFASQGHNRDVVFGVLLGQDCDEPTARRIAESVVALHESRQEPATSEAKEEQSAEPEPEKPKADEPHAANPLGAMWFQFFNNLRL; this comes from the coding sequence ATGGCAACGTTATACGAAACGCTAGGCGTCGACGAACACGCCACGGAAGACGAGATCAAGCGCGCCTATCGCAAGGCCGCGATGCGCTGCCACCCGGATCGCAACGCCGGTCAGGAAGAGGCGGCACGGGCTCGTTTCCAGGAAGTGAAGGAAGCGTACGCGATTCTGTCCGACCCCGCGCAACGCGAGGTGTACGACCGAACCTTCGCCGAAGAAATCGAACGCTGGGAAGCGCGCATGCGCGAAGAGGAAGCGGAGCGTGAGGCACTTTACGCAAAGCGCGTATCGCTTGCCATGCGCTTTGCATCGCAGGGTCATAACCGCGACGTCGTGTTCGGCGTATTGCTCGGGCAGGACTGCGATGAACCCACCGCGCGTCGTATTGCGGAAAGCGTCGTCGCGCTGCATGAGTCGCGTCAGGAACCCGCGACGAGCGAAGCGAAAGAAGAGCAGTCCGCAGAGCCTGAACCCGAGAAACCCAAAGCCGACGAGCCGCATGCAGCGAACCCGCTCGGAGCGATGTGGTTTCAGTTCTTCAACAATCTGCGCCTCTAG
- a CDS encoding phosphonate degradation HD-domain oxygenase — protein MALSIDDIRHLFDTHGSMAYSGEPVTQLQHALQTAWLAEEAGASRELIVAALLHDLGHLLNVQGETPTERGIDDLHQYFALPFLRAVFPDAVLEPIRLHVDAKRCLCAMDPAYHARLSADSVRSLQLQGGVFDADEARAFVALPYARDAMTLRRWDDAAKDASRVTPPLSHYLGIAARVA, from the coding sequence ATGGCGCTTTCTATCGACGATATCCGGCATCTCTTCGATACGCACGGTTCGATGGCCTACAGCGGCGAACCTGTCACGCAGTTACAGCACGCGCTGCAGACGGCGTGGCTCGCGGAAGAAGCGGGTGCGAGTCGTGAGTTGATCGTCGCGGCCCTGCTGCATGACCTCGGGCATCTGCTGAACGTGCAGGGCGAGACGCCGACCGAGCGCGGTATCGACGATCTGCACCAGTACTTCGCGCTTCCCTTTCTGCGGGCCGTGTTTCCTGATGCAGTGCTCGAACCGATTCGCCTTCATGTCGATGCTAAACGCTGCCTATGCGCGATGGATCCCGCGTATCACGCGCGGCTGTCGGCGGATTCGGTGCGCAGCCTGCAATTGCAGGGCGGGGTCTTCGATGCCGATGAAGCGCGCGCTTTCGTAGCACTGCCCTACGCGCGAGACGCCATGACCTTGCGACGCTGGGACGACGCCGCGAAGGACGCAAGCCGCGTCACGCCGCCGCTTTCGCACTATTTGGGGATCGCGGCGAGGGTTGCGTAG